The Nitrospirota bacterium sequence AACACCTAAGAGAAATGCCATGGCAACCCACGAATAAGTTACAAATGCCGGCTCTCCAATTATGGACGGCACTAACAACGGCGCTTCGTGCATAATCCCCCTCCATGTTTACAGCTTACCGGTAAAATTGAAAAAGTATGTTAATTCAGACAGTCTTTTATGTCAAGTCATAAATATAAATTTATAAATTTAAAATTTTTATAGTGTGAAGCGCCTGAAGACAATTAAAAAAGAGTCCCGATTATTCGGGACTCTTTTTTAATCTTAAATCCGGCAGCGACCTACTTTCCCAGGACCTCACGATCCAAGTATCATCGGCCCTGGAGGGCTTAACTTCCGTGTTCGGGATGGGAACGGGTGTGACACCTCCGGCAACGCCACCGGAAAATTTTAGCGTATAGATAATATAACAAAAATAAATTAAAAAAAGCAACCACAAAAACCATCCGGTTTAATTCTTAACTCTTCACTTTTAACTTTTAACTCTTAACTCCTAATTCCATTTTTTTGCCGGAGGCAAAAAAATGGTGGAGGTGAACGGGATCCCGAATCGTCGGGATGACCTTCCCGACTTGTCGGGACGCTCTCCTCTTCAAATCAACAACCCTATCTTACTTCTGAAATTAAAAAATTGGTGGAGGTGAACGGGATCGAACCGATGACCTCCTGCTTGCAAAGCAGGCGCTCTCCCAACTGAGCTACACCCCCGGGAAAAATTCACTCGCGAATTTCTGAGTTAAAAGTTATTAGTTAATTGTTACTAGTATAAAACAAAAAAACCAGAACTAACAACTTTTCACTTTTAACTCAGATTTTATCACAGGCAAAGTCTGTATGGTGGGCCTAAGTGGAATCGAACCACTCACCTCACCCTTATCAGGGGTGCGCTCTAACCAACTGAGCTATAGGCCCGCATATTGTTTAATGGTTATCAATGAGCAATCAGCAATTACGGAGAACTTATAAAGTACATTATAAAAATACTGCTTGTCAATTGATCTTCCCCGTATGCAAGACAACAGGGAATCTAATGTAAGGAATTTTTCATATTCGCTCGCTATCCATTTAACCGCTCAGCATACAATTACTTCTTTATCTGAAAAATTCTTCACAAGCCTTGCGATTATCTCTTCAATAAATTCGTCATCCAGCCATTTTTCTATCCTGTGTTTTTTACAAAGATATTTGACCTTTGATTCGTAATTCATTCTGTCTATCAAAATACTGTCCGCATAAGGGCGTATATGTTTTACAAGGGAATCAGGATTCATCGGAAGCACAGGTCCTATAAAGACATAGGTTTTAATCCCCCTATTATGCAATTGTTTCAACGCCTCAATACGCGCCTGAATTGGCGGAGCGCAGGGTTCAAAAATTTTTCTCATGCCGTCATCGTCGGTTGTTATTGTCAGACCGGCATCTGCATTTTTGAGTTTTGAAATCACATCAATATCTCTAAGCACCAGAGGGGATTTTGTAAGTATGTCCACCGGAAATTGAAATAATGCCAAGACCTCAAGGCATTTTCTTGTAATCATGTATTTTGCTTCAACCGGCTGATATGGGTCAGTCACTGAACTCATGATTATACTGCCTCTATCGGCGCGCTTAAGCTGTCTCTTTAATACCTCCGGGGCATTGATTTTCACATCAACAAAACTCCCCCACGGCTCCATATGCCCTGTAAACCGCTTCATGAAAACGGCATAGCAGTATTTGCAGGCATGGGCGCAGCCGGCATAAGGGTTAATACAATACTTTGCGCCGGGGATGCCGGACTTTGAAAGGACAGAGCGGACAGTTATTTCATTTATTA is a genomic window containing:
- a CDS encoding radical SAM protein; this encodes MKQIINEITVRSVLSKSGIPGAKYCINPYAGCAHACKYCYAVFMKRFTGHMEPWGSFVDVKINAPEVLKRQLKRADRGSIIMSSVTDPYQPVEAKYMITRKCLEVLALFQFPVDILTKSPLVLRDIDVISKLKNADAGLTITTDDDGMRKIFEPCAPPIQARIEALKQLHNRGIKTYVFIGPVLPMNPDSLVKHIRPYADSILIDRMNYESKVKYLCKKHRIEKWLDDEFIEEIIARLVKNFSDKEVIVC